Proteins co-encoded in one Gossypium arboreum isolate Shixiya-1 chromosome 11, ASM2569848v2, whole genome shotgun sequence genomic window:
- the LOC108470366 gene encoding histone H2AX-like, whose amino-acid sequence MSSTGGSAKGGRGKPKSSKAVSRSHKAGLQFPVGRIARFLKAGKYAERVGAGAPVYLSAVLEYLAAEVLELAGNAARDNKRNRIVPRHIQLAVRNDEELSKLLGSVTIANGGVLPNIHQTLLPKKMGKGKSDIGSASQEF is encoded by the exons ATGAGTTCCACAGGAGGATCAGCGAAAGGAGGGAGAGGGAAGCCCAAGTCATCGAAGGCGGTGTCGAGGTCTCACAAGGCTGGGCTTCAGTTTCCCGTGGGGAGGATCGCCAGGTTCTTGAAAGCTGGCAAGTATGCCGAACGTGTCGGTGCTGGAGCTCCCGTCTACCTCTCTGCCGTGCTTGAGTACCTCGCTGCTGAG GTACTAGAACTTGCTGGAAACGCAGCGAGAGACAACAAGAGGAATCGAATAGTTCCAAGGCACATCCAATTAGCAGTGAGGAATGATGAGGAGTTGAGCAAGCTTTTGGGTTCAGTTACTATTGCAAATGGAGGTGTTTTGCCTAACATTCATCAAACCCTTCTTCCCAAGAAAATGGGAAAGGGTAAGAGTGACATTGGCTCTGCTTCTCAGGAGTTTTAG